From Deltaproteobacteria bacterium HGW-Deltaproteobacteria-18, a single genomic window includes:
- a CDS encoding amino acid ABC transporter substrate-binding protein: MKTIGKLFLAVVMLAFVCTGAMAGTLEKVQKDGQLILGVSEGVAGFSAPDSNGRWAGFDVDMGRAVAAAVLKNPEAIKFVPLASKQKIVAVSSGQVDLSRGTTWTMKRDCKQGVDFTAVLFYDGQGFMVKKSLGVDKALDLDGGSVAVVSGTTSELNVADFARANGIKLETVVFESKKEAFNAYVAGRTDAFTTDVSQLASLRAGAADAAEHIILPEVFSKEPLAPFVRHGDQQWKDLVTWVLFGLIEAEEKGITQANVLEMKASSTDPLIQRMLGATGDTGSFLDLDNDWLVRAIQAVGNYGEMYDRNFGPKSALNIPRGYNNLWNKGGLIYAMPIR, translated from the coding sequence ATGAAAACTATCGGCAAACTGTTTTTGGCAGTGGTCATGCTTGCTTTCGTGTGCACCGGCGCCATGGCAGGCACTCTGGAAAAGGTGCAGAAGGATGGCCAGCTCATTTTGGGTGTCAGCGAAGGCGTGGCCGGTTTCTCCGCGCCGGATTCCAACGGCCGCTGGGCAGGTTTCGACGTGGACATGGGCCGCGCCGTGGCCGCTGCCGTGCTGAAGAACCCCGAGGCAATAAAGTTCGTTCCGCTGGCTTCCAAGCAGAAGATCGTGGCCGTGTCTTCCGGCCAGGTGGACCTGTCCCGTGGCACTACCTGGACCATGAAGCGCGACTGCAAGCAGGGCGTGGATTTCACCGCTGTCCTGTTTTACGATGGCCAGGGGTTCATGGTGAAGAAGAGCCTGGGTGTGGACAAGGCCCTCGATCTTGACGGCGGTTCCGTGGCCGTGGTCTCCGGCACTACCTCCGAACTGAACGTGGCCGACTTTGCCCGCGCCAACGGCATCAAGCTGGAAACCGTGGTCTTCGAGTCCAAGAAGGAGGCCTTCAACGCCTATGTGGCCGGCCGCACTGACGCCTTCACCACCGATGTCAGCCAGCTTGCGTCTCTGCGGGCAGGCGCCGCCGATGCCGCTGAGCACATCATCCTTCCCGAGGTGTTTTCCAAGGAACCTCTTGCTCCCTTCGTCCGTCACGGCGATCAGCAGTGGAAGGATCTGGTCACCTGGGTTCTCTTCGGCCTCATCGAAGCCGAAGAAAAAGGCATCACCCAGGCCAATGTCCTGGAGATGAAGGCTTCCTCCACCGATCCGCTGATCCAGCGCATGCTCGGCGCCACCGGCGATACCGGTTCCTTCCTCGATTTGGACAACGACTGGCTCGTCCGGGCCATCCAGGCCGTTGGCAACTACGGCGAGATGTACGACCGCAACTTCGGCCCCAAGAGCGCCCTGAATATCCCTCGCGGCTACAACAACCTGTGGAACAAGGGTGGTTTGATCTACGCCATGCCTATCCGCTAA
- a CDS encoding DUF1294 domain-containing protein, giving the protein MRRTGRIVSWNEERGFGFVRPDDGGDDVFAHISAFRDRARRPYVDDTVNFLPGSDANGRRRAEQVVYSGALPVPGGCGFVSLGLAGAALFSVFGASVTGRLPSFASGWYVAVSLVAFLVYAKDKWAARGGRWRTQESTLHLLSLVGGWPGALAAQAMLRHKSRKQSFRVAFWWTVVMNCGVLGWMLTERGRQFLWSFMGEYADMGFVEVFKAIIGG; this is encoded by the coding sequence ATGCGTCGGACCGGAAGAATAGTAAGCTGGAACGAGGAACGCGGTTTCGGCTTTGTCAGGCCCGATGACGGCGGGGACGACGTGTTCGCGCATATTTCAGCTTTCCGTGACCGGGCGCGAAGGCCGTACGTTGACGATACCGTGAATTTCTTGCCCGGCAGCGACGCCAATGGTCGCCGCAGAGCTGAGCAGGTCGTTTATTCCGGGGCCCTGCCTGTTCCAGGCGGTTGCGGCTTCGTTTCCCTTGGCCTGGCTGGCGCTGCGCTGTTCTCCGTTTTCGGTGCTTCCGTGACAGGCCGCCTGCCGTCCTTTGCCTCCGGCTGGTACGTCGCCGTGAGTCTCGTTGCCTTCCTCGTCTACGCCAAAGACAAGTGGGCCGCGCGCGGGGGGCGATGGAGGACGCAGGAAAGCACGTTGCACCTGTTATCCCTGGTCGGGGGATGGCCCGGTGCCTTGGCGGCCCAGGCCATGCTGCGTCACAAATCCCGCAAACAGTCGTTTCGCGTCGCCTTCTGGTGGACCGTCGTGATGAACTGCGGCGTCCTTGGTTGGATGCTGACGGAACGTGGAAGGCAGTTTCTTTGGTCGTTCATGGGAGAGTACGCCGACATGGGGTTCGTGGAAGTCTTCAAGGCGATTATCGGCGGGTGA